In Argiope bruennichi chromosome 4, qqArgBrue1.1, whole genome shotgun sequence, the sequence tttattatctctCTGGTATCAAGGAgagaagttttttatttataatcttcaaattattattactattatgtCATTTTCTaccattaaaattatgaaatgcattaTATGTTTTGCATATTGTAACAAATCTGTAATAATACTTCCATGCATAATTGTTTTTtggtaataaaaagaattttacagttAGTTCTAATTGATGTTTGGTCAATGACCTTCAGCTTCAGTGATAAAAATGAAGAACACAGAATATTCTATTAAGATTCGAGTTCTGacatttgttctagaacattcaatACAATGACATGGAAGATATAAAAAGATAACAGGAGATTATCAATGGAGTTGAGTGGGAGAAACTGAACCAAGTCTCCCTTCGGAGTATTGTTCTCCACTAAGTTACCAATTTGCTGCCTTTTACTGCAAGTTCTTTCCTTCAGCTGAATTTTGCTGTTATCTTGTTGTATAGAATAAAGTACTGTTATCCCTTACTGAGGATGTTGGACTTTTCACTGTATACTTACTGGACAGATTTTCCCATAACTTTGTGTCAAAATTGAGGCATAATTTGAAAACTCCCACAGGCTCAGTAAGAGATCACATTTTATTCTGCACAAAAACAGAGCCGAAGTGTAAACAAGAATAGTAAACAGCAGCACAATATTGATCAAGGTAAACTTATTGGGGATGAATACTCCAAAGAGAGATTTCATCAACTACTCTCTCTCAACTCCACTTGCTATTACTGACTGACTCCTCTTAGGGTCTTCTTATAGCTCCCATAATAAGGCATTGAATGTTCCAGAACAAACAATAAAACTTGAATCCTAATGGAGCTATTGCCTTAAATATTCTGGATCTTTTATTTTTGTCTCCAAAGCAAGAAGTCCTTAGCTCAACATTCATTCAGAAACCATTACTATATCTGTGAAAATTCTTTTCCttatcagaaaagaaatattatagatttgtaataatataaagagataaatttatttacttattaatttgataattctatgttctttcttctatCATCTTGATAATCAGAATGCGGCATGTgatgtattacattttttaatgtgtttctatatattatatattttgaaattatagattatattgctttatatttttatttatattatctgcattaaaaaaatattattcaataccCAAATTAGTATTGTGTGCACTTTCTCTCtctcacaaaaaaataattctcacccaataatgcataaatttataattcaattaatattataatatttcaggcaaatataaaagtaaaaattgaaattatatgtaaataagaagttatgaaaaattattagtagAAAATCATACTAATCACTTAATACAATGTGTtgataaaatatgatttgaatttgaatCTCTACCTGAGGgcgacccttgaaaaagtcttcaggctggattcatcatgtctttctttttggttcttttgcattaaacttaatatttatttctaatttggtttcatttatgcagtattttaacaaatgtatttgCAGGGTGGGGATGAAAAACTCCGATATGGAATATGAATCACAGTtacaacattttagaatttttctttaaactttatgtGTTATAGCATatgaatttgctattttaaagaataattttattaaaaaaaataataataattttatttcatacatatgaacattattaaatttcatttcagacagttatatatatatatatatatatttaacagcaattcaaaatggttcaaaaattaaaacactggttcttttttttttcagcctgGTATTTGGTTATGATAATTTCTTGGTAGTATTCCTgaaagatacaaattttattataacataaatttaaagataattgaaaagGTATTTCAATCAAtgtataattcagaaataaatgaattctgatTTTCTAATCTGAAacaataatttatctgaaaatggCTCATAAAACTTTCTAAATCAAATTGGATACATATAATTGTTAAAACAGAAATTAGTAATATAAACcgattcaaatactttttatatatcatACTAAAATTTCTATAGTTTGATTATATTGGTATAAATGAAATGTCaatttgtaacataaaatatttactaatgttacaatcattctataaaaatgttattttattcttttttttttttctagaaaaaaattctcaagTCTAGTCTTTGTTATCAGTGAATGTAttgtattgcatttattttttttaattattcaattacttCTTATACTTATACTCAAGTCTAGTCAAACTAGACttgagaattaataaatttctaaaatggaaaaataagttTCTATATGTTCTATGATTCTGGGGCAAGCTACTTGCTCATTTTGATGTTACTTTTATAtccattacattaaattaatttacaaaaaagaaaaagaaaaaaaaaaggattgaggAGGAGGAttactgaaataatattatactaaaatCTTACCTGGAATTGGAGCTTAATCATCAAAACAAACCACTTTACTACCTATTATTTCAGATATGCAGAAAAAGGAGAAAACATACAATGTatgaatatgaaaagaaatccTTCAAAccatgtttaattaaattatattattttatttcaatcaatttaccAACtctggaaaatttaattaatacaaccaatatattattagtttattaaacaatcttaattttttttttcctcctaggcaatgatatgataaaatatggacaaagtaccttttttttttattggttgagaaaaaattttattactttttttaaatttaatttggttttaatggCTTCctcaataaagtatttaatttcaaatttaaaagtaaatttcaaattttgacagacataaaattcatactattttagaagactTGGACATTTATGTTTATTAAGATATGCAttctaataatgtaattttaactaaaacctgaattttaattttaaacagaaataattagtTGAATACGCTTGCTGAATTGAAGTATGTTTATAAACATATGAGTAAAAGTTAGAACCATTTATGATTAAAGGTCTGTATATATAATAAGGTctgatttatataatatctcagattattcaataagaatttctctatttcaataaaaaacttcAATGCATTCAAATGCTTCATCTGCTTTTCATACTTTGCTTTCATCATAAGAAAGGAAAACATCTAGTTAAAAGAGCAATAATCTTTTTTGAtacatctaattattttaaaagaaggaaaaaagatttttaaatattaataactttcaaaatattttaacattgtttAAAACTGAATTGCAGCATacgaatattgaataataaatttgtattgcatcttgaataaattaacttttaatctcAAATAGAATTGGAGTTTTTAGCCTTATAAAGAATATATCAATATTCACTAAAgcacatttagaatattttatgtctatctctttttttaaatggaaataatgatCTACATCTAAACTTTCAAGACTGAAAAGATTTTACTAAATGTTTCTATCACATAATAGCTTATTTTCcttgatttcagtatttataaaatcaattcatatataaataactaataaattaatatttccttagaatatgtttaattttttaaaattccgaagCTATAAgctttcagttattattattcaaaaacttaaaaatataatgaattattttctaaatttaaacattacCTTTCTGAGAGTGTTCTAAAACAGTTTTGACCTCTTCAGGTGTCATTAACTTGCGATGTAGAATGAAATTCAACAACTGGTTCTTTGCTTCtccaataaaattattgttcagaAAGGCTGGTAAACCACGATAACCATCACGCATAGTAAACATGGGAACACGAAAAACACCCATAGTCTAAAACAGAAAACTGTCCTTaatattcaattctaaaaataacacattgcataataatttagttttataaacatacaaatatagaaataattatatttgtttttgtagcaatccaatatattttaagtaactaaTCATAACACTGAATGAGGATatcctttcaaaataatataaattttatcatatgcaATAGTCACAGTAACAAATCAGACAAATATACTTtgtctaaacaaaaaaaaaaaaagttagattacataaaaaaatttcaactaaattaaaattcttctttatttcaaaacaaaaatacatatttaggagagggaaaaaacaaattaatatttcaaaatttttataacagattttcacattaatacaataactacaacAATCTAAAGAAATACTTGCCTCCAGTCCAAAATCTTCAGCATCAAGAGCTTctttttctatagttttaaaatcttcaatagaAACTTCTTTACCATAAAAATGCAAACATAACTTGTTGAGAATATCTACATGAGTAAATAGATAGTCTTTGtctgtaatataaaatttctcgtttaaattaatttcttctgcTAGTTCTCTGTTTAAGCCTTCAGTAATGTTTTTTTCATGTACAAGACCACCATGAAATCCAATTTTACCATCAAAACGCATTTGCATCTGAAAAAGCATAAACATgtttccattataaaaatataaaaaccaataGTATagctatttttcaattcaatgtgaaataatttaattccattacCAAAAATCATGAggaaaaacacaataaaatattagtGACAATTACTAAATCTCACAAATAATATTGATGCTAACAGAATACTGTCAAGATTCAAGCTTAGCTAAGAATGTGGCTCCACTTATGAAATAGTACTCTAAagcttaaaagaatttaaaattggtACTTAATGACCAGTCTAACACCAATTATTGCccagtataaaaattaatatgccaTGTTCCTTTTTCTGAATTCTTGTACACTTAAAGTAGCGCTTTGGTGTATATTTTGACTCTAACagagaaagcattttaaattattattaattataattttgcaacaaattttattttaaaatttgttgctaATGTTTAAACATCATATTTTGTGAATAGATGGGGGAGGGGGAAAATAGCAAtgactttttgaatatttaataacaaaacaaatctTTAGCTTATTTCCTTAGAGATGAATATGACAAAATTCAAGAGAATTGATGAAACTTACTGATACTAATGCTGAAGACacataattattcaaaacagGTGTAGAATAAGGAGAATAAATGCAACAATGAGCTGCATGTCTATGCTCAGacaattcaaaagatttttcaaagCTAATTAATTCAAATCCAGGACTCTCATAAGTCACATCcatcttttcaatttataattttggtattatttttgcCAGGACCTATTTACAATTGTAACCAAGATATATAATTTAGTTTGGTGgtgtaaaaattccttttcttttaatctttccTTATCTCAAAATGATGCAATGCTCttgcttaaatgaaaatatccaCGTATTTTACGCCACGCTGTTTTTCACGCCGTGAAAACAGAAACTATTATTTTCAACCGGCAAGCGCATTGCAACAGAATTGCGATGAAGTACGGCGGAAGAGGGGATCGGTTTTGTATATAATAGGAGgtagtttaaagaaaaaatttcctgGAATctcgaaaatgaataaaatactaaataaaaggttaattttttataagattgatTATTAAAGACTGTAGAAGATAATCCGATAATAAACTATTTGTGGACCTGATAGTACGTAAAGAGGTTGAATCGGGTTCATACTAGAGCGCTATATTTCAGATTTGCACCAAGAAGTATTTGAGGACATTTCACCAGTGTTTTAAGTTAAATTCAATAATCAAGGGATTCTTTATCATAACAAATTTTCTCTTTAGaagaaaattagtaattttaagataatattgaTTGATGGAATCAATTCATATTCACTATTTTCTATGCACCTAATCTTTAATGATCATTGTTGAAGAGAGAAAAATGGGAATTTGGGAAGAAACAGAAAAATCACATActcatagctttttttttttttttttttatcatgtgagaacatgatgttgttttcgcTGCagggttttgaataattgaaggcaACGAATAATCGAAGcttgaaatcgcgtaggcaatgaataaaacaaaaatggcaATATGCATCTtcatctgcttttaccagtattgcattattattttgtatgtttcTTTGAAAGTAGATGCGTTtctaaaaggttgacctgctgttagagacatggggttttcatCACGACCTACGAAGGTCGTGGTTTTCATCATAGAAATCCTGCGGGGCTATAGAAGACCCCCCCCATGGATTCATCTACTACGCATAcgcagatggttttcgttatatctcgtaaactatatatgctagagacatggggttttcacttAGAAGTACCCCCGAGGGTCCTCTACCCCCccccctacacacacacacacacaaattttggatccattgtGCACGCGCAGTacggattttgcttaatattggtcAAATCGATGTCGGATTGATACCATAGAGTTCCTATGGGTCTCGGGATGTCGATGACGTCAACTTCCGGTCAAACCGGAAGCTGTTATAGCTCGGCTTCTATGCAATATAGAGACGAGGGCGACCCTTATAAACACTCGTCTCGATTAAAAGAGTTGAATGACATTTTTACCCAAACTCTGGTCTCGTAGGATCCGACATCGGGGTCtcgaaatttataaattcgaGTTACATTTCATTTGCTCGCATCATTGGATAGTTCTCGCCAAAATGCACGTAACGATACGAGTTTCACGTTACTACTCCGAGTGATTctcaaagttgtaaaaatttgaattttcgagcGAGGTTTTCGACCTCATTTTTGCAAAAACTCTCTTTACGACTGACATCGATACACTCTACTCGATGTCCTCTATCGAGCGATACCACATTCACGTTGCTTACGTTATTAGGAGCTGAGAAACGAAAACGAGAATGGAAAAAGAAAgtgatgttgttttggttgggggggtgaagctcgaaatcacttagacaatgaataaatcataaatggagCGCCCTCAACTTTCTCCCGATCAAGACTtgcaaagaaaagaagaaaaggagCGAAAGAACAAACAGTGGCCGGAACAAAACCCTCGGAGACAAAAACcttcaatcaacaaaaacgaatgatgaaaatttaaaattagaagctggTCGAATTAAACATGAACGTAAAATAGCTTTACAACGGGAACGAAGAAAGCGTAAACGTATGTAGTGTGTTGCAGATTCTCAATCATAACACTCAACTGCAAACACAGAGCGTGTCcatttggattctgaatcacaACCATCAACGTTCAACGCAAAACGTCTCCGTttcgattctgagtttcaaatatGGCTTTCTAGCTCTTAGCAATTCAAAactgttctcgcatgataacttgaaatttgcgataccagatttcaatattttttaaatctattatttttttttcatgtgattgTGGCACAACATGATACTACAAGCTCATTCCATTCGAGAAATGTTTCTGTGTTCATTTCTGTTCCATTCAACATACCATAAatacattctataaaaaatattttgtcgaaaTACCAAGGgtggaaaatagaatttaaagaattaaaaataattcaccggtatatcaaaataaattcaacaaaaattatttttaaaagtaaaaagtgcTCTTCTTTGCTAAATTTGCTttgtgaaatctttttaattgttcttttacTTACAAATCTATTGATGCTGTAATTTTCACGACTGAATCAGTTGCTTATTTGGAAGCATAGTATTATCGATGGATTATTTTGGAACAATTCTGAATTTAATAGATTTCGTTCAGTTTTCAAAGTAAGAACAATCGtccagagttttttttatttatttttgtgcgaaatgtctaatttcttttcctttaaataaaattacttatgaaAAAAGTCGTTTTGCACATTCAATATAAGAAA encodes:
- the LOC129965964 gene encoding U8 snoRNA-decapping enzyme-like isoform X1 → MDVTYESPGFELISFEKSFELSEHRHAAHCCIYSPYSTPVLNNYVSSALVSMQMRFDGKIGFHGGLVHEKNITEGLNRELAEEINLNEKFYITDKDYLFTHVDILNKLCLHFYGKEVSIEDFKTIEKEALDAEDFGLETMGVFRVPMFTMRDGYRGLPAFLNNNFIGEAKNQLLNFILHRKLMTPEEVKTVLEHSQKGILPRNYHNQIPG
- the LOC129965964 gene encoding U8 snoRNA-decapping enzyme-like isoform X2, producing MDVTYESPGFELISFEKSFELSEHRHAAHCCIYSPYSTPVLNNYVSSALVSMQMRFDGKIGFHGGLVHEKNITEGLNRELAEEINLNEKFYITDKDYLFTHVDILNKLCLHFYGKEVSIEDFKTIEKEALDAEDFGLETMGVFRVPMFTMRDGYRGLPAFLNNNFIGEAKNQLLNFILHRKLMTPEEVKTVLEHSQKGSKVVCFDD